In the genome of Leptotrichia sp. HSP-536, the window CTGGCGATAGCGGAACTAAATTATCCCAATTAAAATTACCTAGTTCAGATCCTTCTCTTGCAGTTAAGCCAACTACATTTATCCAGCCTTTTTCCAATGCACTATCGAAATAAGGCAATCCAGCTTCAAGTGTCGGCTGTTCGTCTGTGGACGTGTTTCCAGCAGCCCATATAAATAATGAGCCCTTCTTCACTTCATCTTCATAAAATCTAAGAGCAGAACTGCTTATTTTATCAATATAATCGATATTGTCAGAGTCCTTTAGCGCCTCAGAGCCGAATGACTGGTTGTAAATAGTAACCCCTTTATCTCTTAAAGCATAATACATTTCTAATGATACTGCAGGATGTGTTTCTTCCTTATTTTCTTTTTTTGAATTTGGGTCTACTTTTGCCGCATCAATTACATATACTTTGGCACCTTTTGCAATTCCTTCAGTTGAACCTGCCGCTAAAGTGGCCACACCTATACCATGATCTTCTTCTGGAAGAGATTTGGCTGTAAAGTTTGGCACTGTCAGTTTTTCCAAACGATCTCCAAATTTTTCTGTCAGATCAGAAGCAAATTTTGAGTTTTCAAAAGCGACATCAATAATTCCTATTTTAACACCTGAACCTGTTAAAATTGTATTTGAATTGTTGCTTGGATTATTTTTATTGTATGAAACAGTTGGATCATTCCAACGTATTGCTGTGGATGGGTCAACTGGTGTTGGTGTCACTCCTGGATTTAGTGTTGTACCGACGCCAGCACCTCCGCCTCCGCCACAACTTATTGTTAAAGCAGCTAATCCTATAAGAATAGAATTTTTTGTGAAATTATATTTTCCTAAAATTTTTTTAATGTCTTTATTGACTTTATATAAATTTTCAGTCATATTTCTTTTCTCCTTTCAATATTTTTAAATTAAAATTATTTTATTTATTTTTTATTTTAATTTTATTTAAAAATAATTTAAATTATCAGGGTATGTTCTGACTTTTTAATAAACTTTTTTGAAAATTAAAAATAATATAAATTTTAAGTTCTCAGATACACTCTAAATTTTAGATTTTTTTTAAGAACTTCTAGTAGTATTCTACCATATTTTTTTTAGATTTTCACTACAAAACTGAAGTTTTTTATTTAAAAATTTCGCCAGTTTGCTTGTACCATAAAACTAAGTCCAGCTCATCCATTTTTATTTTTGAAAATTTTGAATATTCCCGCATTTTTTCTTCGATTTCATAATATTTTTTTTCACTTATGGATTTTGGAATTTCTTCAATTACATTAAGTTCTTTTAAATTTCTCAAAATATGCCTATCTAAAATTGCGATATTTTCTCCAAATCCAAGATTTCTCAATACGTGATTCGCTTCCTTTAATCCCATTCCCTTAACATTTTTAAAAATCCATTTTCTTTTTTCAAAAGTATCGTCAATTTCTGATAAAATTTTCTTAGGCTGTAATTTCCCATCTCGTGTCATCAGTTCACGAAATTCGACCAAATATCGCGATTTATTATTTTTAAATCTTACAATATTTAGAAACTCGACAATTTCTTCAGGCTCTCCATTGTATAGCAATCCATTTTCCACTAAATTTGTAATTGCTTGCCAAGCATTCTTAGCTTTTGACTGTGGTGTTAAAATACAAAATGCCATTTCTGCAAAAACTTCTTTTTCTGTGCCTTCCCAAGCCTTTTTATAATTTTTTATCGCTATATCAATATTTTGCTTGATATTTTTGTAAATTTTTTGAATTTCTTCGTTTTTTTCCTTATTAATTCTATTTATCATTTCTTTATTTTCATCTTTTAATTTTTTATCCATAGATTTAAAATCCTTATCAGTTTTATTTTTATATTTTATTTTTTCAGAAAATATTTTTTAACTCTCCTAAAATCACTTTAAAACTAAACTTAAAAGTTATGATTATTCTGTTCAAAACCTAGGTTTATCTAATTTTGTCAGTTCGATATTAAAAGGAGTTTAGCATATTTGCAAAAAAATCGCCTATTTCATTAACAGTTTCTTCTGATTCCTTCAAAGGTGCTAAAATCCAGTCGTGGCACAAATTTTCGCCTATTTTTATTTCCACAGTCGTTCCTACTGCAATTTCAAGCATATCGCTTAGTTTTAAGCAATCTGGATACAAAATTTCATTTGTTCCAAAAATCAGAAAAATCTCTCCAAGATTATCCATATTTCCATAAATTGGCGAAATTAACGGATTTTTCACATTCAAATCCCCTGCAAACTGCTTTCCTGTGACAATTAGCCCATTTAAAGGTAAAATTGGGTCTTTTTCTTCAAAATCTTTTATTTCTTCATTCGTCATAGACACATCTACCCATGGAGACATCAACACCGTTTTTGATGGAAAAGGTAATTCTTTTTTTCCTTTTAGCCTTTGTAAAAATGAAAGTGCCAGTCCGCCGCCAGAAGAGTCACCAAACAAGTAAAATTCATCATCTTTATACTGCTCGGTAATTTTTTCGTATGTATCCATTACTACCTTGTGGGCTTTTTCCACAGTATTTTCAGGAGCTAATGGATAGTCAATGAAAGTTATCTTTAAGTGATATGTTTTTACTAATTTTTCAATGATATTTTTGTGAGCTCGGACTGCACGCATTACATAAGCTCCACCGTGAAGAAAAATCACATGTTTATTGGAGCTTTTATTTAAAAAAACTGTCAAAACTTGAAATCCATCAATAAACTGTTCGTGCGTATTTAATGACTTATCAAAGTTTTTTTTATTTAAAAAATCTGTGTCCCTTCTTGGATTAAGAAAATCTTTTTCCTTATATTTTTTCATATTTACTAACTTCGCAATAGGTACTGCGATATCTGATAACAAGCTCATTTTTTATGAAAAAACTCCTTTCATATTTTATTATTTATAATTTAGATTTTTTTAAATCAAAATGTCAAATTCAATCAGATTATTAGATTGTTCAAGCGGCAAATATTAAAGTTATTAATTGAATCTAAGTTGTTGATTTTTTATTCTATAAATTTTATTTTGTCTTCAATTTCTGTATAACGCTCTTTTCCAATAATCTTTTCCAAATCTACATTTGACCTTATGTTATTTTTTTCAATTTCAGGAAGCAGTTTTTTTATTTCCTTATTTGAAAATCCTATTTTTTTTAATTCCTTATCGTTTAATTTATTGATATTATACTTTACAATTTCACGTCCATAATTCTCTTTTGAATTTTTTATTTTTTCAGTATCCACAAATAGAAATTTTTGTGCGATTTCCAGCCCTGTCTTTCCAAAGCCTGAAACATTTTTTACTTCATCAATATTTTTAATAATTCCAACTTCATCCCGATATTTTACAAATTTTTCAGCTTTATTCTTATTAATCCCCAATTTTAGCAAATCCTTGTATTCGATATTGTTAATATCAAATTTTACATTGCTTTTTGTTAAATCAGTTTCCTTTTTCGCTTTATCCTTCTTATAATTTTTTTCCTTGCTGATTTCAATCTCAGGAATATTTTTATCTTCAATTAAAAGTCTTAAAAAATTACCTGCAATTAACAGCATCACAAAAATAATAACATATTTTATTTTCATAATAATCCCCCTTTGATTACTTTCAAAAATTTTAAAGTCATTCTAAAATTCGCTGCTCAAACAATGCAATTAATCTGATTTTTAAGTTTATAGTAACAAACTTACATTGAATTATACCATATTGATTTGTTATTTAACAGAGCAAAAAAATAATAATTTTAAAATTTAAATAATTTTAAAAAGAACAAAAAATTATAATGATTTTTCTCATTTTTCTTTAATCAAAAAATGTTATTATTATTGTGAAATAAATAATTTTCTCCATTTATTTAACTTTTGGAGAAAAAATTGAAATATAGTTAAGAGGTGATTATTATGAAAATTAAAGAAAATCTAAAAAAACTGCTTTTGCATTTTAAAAGTGGATTTGAGCGATTTCCAATAACGATTATTTTAGC includes:
- a CDS encoding N-glycosylase/DNA lyase, coding for MINRINKEKNEEIQKIYKNIKQNIDIAIKNYKKAWEGTEKEVFAEMAFCILTPQSKAKNAWQAITNLVENGLLYNGEPEEIVEFLNIVRFKNNKSRYLVEFRELMTRDGKLQPKKILSEIDDTFEKRKWIFKNVKGMGLKEANHVLRNLGFGENIAILDRHILRNLKELNVIEEIPKSISEKKYYEIEEKMREYSKFSKIKMDELDLVLWYKQTGEIFK
- a CDS encoding alpha/beta hydrolase fold domain-containing protein, whose product is MSLLSDIAVPIAKLVNMKKYKEKDFLNPRRDTDFLNKKNFDKSLNTHEQFIDGFQVLTVFLNKSSNKHVIFLHGGAYVMRAVRAHKNIIEKLVKTYHLKITFIDYPLAPENTVEKAHKVVMDTYEKITEQYKDDEFYLFGDSSGGGLALSFLQRLKGKKELPFPSKTVLMSPWVDVSMTNEEIKDFEEKDPILPLNGLIVTGKQFAGDLNVKNPLISPIYGNMDNLGEIFLIFGTNEILYPDCLKLSDMLEIAVGTTVEIKIGENLCHDWILAPLKESEETVNEIGDFFANMLNSF
- a CDS encoding helix-hairpin-helix domain-containing protein; the encoded protein is MKIKYVIIFVMLLIAGNFLRLLIEDKNIPEIEISKEKNYKKDKAKKETDLTKSNVKFDINNIEYKDLLKLGINKNKAEKFVKYRDEVGIIKNIDEVKNVSGFGKTGLEIAQKFLFVDTEKIKNSKENYGREIVKYNINKLNDKELKKIGFSNKEIKKLLPEIEKNNIRSNVDLEKIIGKERYTEIEDKIKFIE